The Neorhodopirellula lusitana genome includes a window with the following:
- a CDS encoding enoyl-ACP reductase FabI, whose amino-acid sequence MQFEGKKGLIIGVANDRSIAWAIAQQILNNGGRCGFTHLPDRADDEKQKNRRRVSKLTDQFDNAEFLLPMDANNDDDIRSVFEHTEKTFGKIDFLLHSIAFADREDLGRQTMHTSRNGFKIAMEASVYSLMAITSAAENVMNPGGSILTMTYYGGEKCVPGYNVMGVCKAALDAAMRYLAFDMGAHGVRVNALSAGPVQTLAGRAAGVERMLKMYEHMAPLGRNVTHEEVGKTGAFLLSDASNGVSGEILHVDGGYHAMGSPGRLLDEIEKSQKS is encoded by the coding sequence ATGCAATTTGAAGGTAAAAAAGGGCTTATTATCGGCGTCGCGAACGATCGCTCGATCGCCTGGGCGATCGCACAACAAATCTTAAATAATGGTGGCCGATGCGGATTCACGCATCTTCCGGACCGAGCTGACGACGAAAAACAGAAAAACCGACGTCGCGTATCAAAATTGACAGATCAATTTGACAACGCCGAGTTCCTCCTACCTATGGACGCGAATAACGACGACGACATCCGCAGCGTTTTTGAACACACCGAGAAAACGTTCGGGAAAATCGATTTCCTGCTTCACTCGATCGCGTTCGCTGACCGCGAAGATCTAGGCCGTCAAACCATGCATACGTCCCGCAATGGCTTTAAAATTGCGATGGAAGCCAGTGTTTATTCGCTAATGGCAATCACCTCTGCTGCTGAAAATGTAATGAACCCTGGGGGCTCCATTCTAACAATGACGTACTACGGGGGTGAAAAATGCGTCCCTGGCTACAACGTGATGGGTGTCTGCAAAGCCGCTTTGGATGCCGCGATGCGTTACCTGGCATTCGATATGGGAGCCCACGGTGTTCGCGTGAACGCCTTGTCCGCTGGCCCAGTCCAAACCCTCGCTGGACGCGCCGCGGGTGTGGAACGCATGCTGAAAATGTACGAGCACATGGCCCCGCTGGGCCGCAACGTGACTCACGAAGAAGTCGGCAAAACAGGTGCGTTCTTGTTGAGCGATGCGAGCAACGGCGTATCGGGTGAAATCCTGCACGTCGATGGTGGCTACCACGCAATGGGAAGTCCTGGTCGTCTGCTCGATGAAATCGAAAAGTCGCAAAAGTCCTAG
- a CDS encoding sigma-54 interaction domain-containing protein: protein MPANTSGRALGPQLSDHEVLRLRMPLLLGLLSGFSPEALDGKSLPDNGDEPAIRCGIISQVNSRWETVYWAGEESTPEEQTLSHGIASEAVDQDDVVERGEFAAISLFDPADHSVTAAADQEVMPDIRNYALLLSLGGRPAPRPIIRTLAVNIGRFLTLHRDRQNNARQLWQATTMLQHAALWQQLDDDDALLQSVAQCACEVLQCERATIFLVDKARRRLVGRPAIGIAGGVLEVEDDAGIVGEVMQSGEPRWWSTGGIDGNRVNRRIDQAQNFQTRSLLAVPMRNARGQVIGVFEGINANESDHRNGVFNETDVRTLTELAVHATAAIDSQRTRIQLTRSRDRLIDQAEQSNPIIGQHETIRDLRVNAGKVATTDLSVLILGQNGTGKEVLAQHIHYQSDRRNGPFVAVNCAALVESLLESELFGHEKGAFTDASGARQGKFELANGGTLFLDEVGDMSPGGQAKLLRVLEDHLVVRVGGSQPIPVDVRVIAATNQPLQELIAKKRFREDLFFRLNIVSLTLPPLANRGDDIILLAEHFLKHFCEKIGRAVPKLDRSACRAIMSHSWPGNVRELRNTIERLCYLTSGQSVGANDLMLQTAMANGAHGLAGGQHAALGEDDEVNLNEATRLFQVAHIEKAISLCGGNMTEAASTLGLHRSNLYRKMRQLGMSASE from the coding sequence ATGCCCGCGAATACGTCGGGGCGTGCCCTTGGTCCTCAACTTTCAGACCATGAGGTGTTGCGGCTTCGGATGCCACTGCTGTTGGGGCTCTTGAGTGGTTTTTCACCTGAAGCCCTCGATGGCAAGTCTCTTCCGGACAATGGTGACGAGCCAGCGATTCGCTGCGGCATCATCAGCCAAGTGAACAGTCGCTGGGAAACGGTTTACTGGGCGGGCGAAGAAAGCACGCCGGAAGAACAAACACTCAGTCACGGAATCGCGAGCGAAGCGGTCGACCAAGACGATGTTGTCGAGCGGGGCGAGTTTGCCGCGATCAGCCTCTTTGATCCTGCTGACCATTCCGTGACGGCGGCGGCTGACCAAGAGGTGATGCCGGACATTCGCAACTACGCTCTGCTGCTTTCGCTCGGTGGGCGACCCGCGCCGCGGCCGATCATTCGGACATTGGCGGTGAATATTGGGCGGTTCTTAACGCTCCATCGGGACCGTCAAAACAACGCTCGTCAGTTGTGGCAAGCAACAACGATGTTGCAGCACGCCGCATTGTGGCAGCAGCTCGACGATGACGACGCACTGCTGCAGTCGGTCGCGCAGTGTGCTTGTGAAGTGCTGCAGTGTGAACGGGCCACGATCTTTCTGGTCGATAAAGCTCGTCGCCGATTGGTAGGACGGCCTGCGATCGGAATCGCCGGAGGCGTTCTGGAAGTGGAAGACGACGCTGGGATCGTCGGCGAAGTGATGCAAAGCGGCGAGCCTCGGTGGTGGTCGACCGGCGGGATCGATGGGAATCGTGTCAATCGGCGAATCGATCAAGCACAGAACTTTCAAACTCGATCGCTGCTTGCGGTGCCGATGCGGAACGCCCGGGGGCAAGTCATTGGCGTCTTCGAAGGCATCAACGCAAACGAATCGGACCATCGCAATGGCGTTTTCAATGAAACCGACGTGCGCACGCTGACGGAACTTGCCGTCCATGCGACCGCTGCCATTGATTCCCAGCGAACGCGGATTCAGTTGACTCGGTCACGCGACCGGTTGATTGATCAGGCCGAGCAATCCAATCCGATCATCGGGCAACACGAGACGATCCGCGATCTGCGTGTGAACGCTGGGAAGGTGGCAACGACCGATTTAAGCGTTTTGATACTAGGTCAAAATGGTACAGGTAAAGAAGTTCTCGCGCAGCACATTCATTACCAAAGCGATCGTCGAAACGGTCCCTTTGTGGCAGTTAACTGTGCTGCTCTGGTTGAATCGTTGCTGGAGAGCGAGTTGTTTGGCCATGAAAAGGGCGCCTTCACGGACGCTTCGGGGGCCCGCCAAGGCAAGTTTGAATTAGCCAATGGTGGGACCTTGTTCCTTGATGAAGTCGGCGACATGAGTCCCGGTGGCCAAGCGAAACTGTTGCGAGTTTTGGAAGACCACTTGGTCGTGCGTGTCGGCGGTTCACAGCCCATCCCTGTCGATGTTCGTGTGATCGCCGCAACGAATCAGCCGCTGCAAGAATTGATTGCGAAGAAGCGGTTTCGCGAAGACCTATTCTTCCGACTTAACATTGTTTCGTTGACGTTGCCGCCGCTGGCGAATCGTGGTGACGACATCATTTTGCTGGCGGAGCACTTCCTGAAGCACTTCTGTGAAAAGATTGGTCGAGCGGTTCCAAAACTGGATCGTTCGGCATGTCGAGCGATCATGAGTCATTCATGGCCCGGTAACGTCCGCGAGCTTCGCAATACAATTGAACGATTGTGTTACTTGACCTCGGGGCAATCGGTCGGTGCCAACGACTTGATGTTGCAAACAGCGATGGCCAATGGGGCGCACGGTCTGGCTGGTGGTCAGCATGCGGCATTGGGGGAAGATGACGAAGTGAACCTGAACGAAGCGACGCGACTATTCCAGGTCGCTCACATCGAAAAGGCAATTTCGCTTTGCGGTGGCAACATGACGGAGGCCGCCTCTACGCTGGGACTGCACCGTTCGAATTTGTATCGCAAGATGCGTCAACTCGGGATGTCGGCGTCCGAGTGA
- a CDS encoding ROK family protein, protein MTSRPASSSPSVAPYYWGIDIGGTSIKCGLVDHHGQTIEYETVPTLESEGPEAAVNRIAQVVAEAETRHGVVGQVRRIGLGAPGPMDLPRGYFVAPPQLPSWWDFPICDAIKAKTGREISFLNDANAAAYGEFWIGSGAKQTSMVLLTLGTGVGGGVIVESELINGVNSFGSECGHILVDPSPDAQICGWGGGRGHLEAYASASGVTIRTRKKLRDHAESSLYGLLSEPENHLTSKRVYDAAVAGDEFALSMIDDTARWLGVGVATLVHVIDPGSVVLGGAMNFGGADCPIGQRFLAGIREEFRTRTFPNVFEGTELSFATLGGDAGYLGAAGYAQKQDQDLSNTDLN, encoded by the coding sequence ATGACTTCCCGCCCAGCGTCCTCTTCCCCATCCGTCGCTCCGTACTATTGGGGAATCGATATTGGTGGCACCAGCATCAAATGCGGTCTAGTGGATCACCATGGCCAAACCATCGAATACGAAACCGTCCCCACCCTGGAGAGCGAGGGCCCCGAAGCCGCAGTGAACCGGATCGCCCAAGTCGTTGCCGAGGCGGAAACCCGACATGGCGTCGTCGGACAGGTGCGCCGAATCGGACTCGGTGCTCCCGGCCCAATGGATCTGCCTCGCGGCTATTTCGTTGCTCCGCCACAGCTCCCATCGTGGTGGGACTTCCCCATTTGCGATGCCATCAAGGCCAAGACCGGTCGCGAGATTTCGTTTTTGAACGATGCCAACGCAGCGGCCTACGGTGAATTTTGGATCGGCAGCGGAGCCAAACAAACTTCCATGGTCTTGCTGACCCTCGGGACTGGCGTGGGCGGTGGCGTGATTGTGGAAAGCGAATTGATCAACGGAGTGAACAGTTTCGGTAGCGAATGTGGACACATCTTGGTCGACCCGAGCCCCGACGCACAAATTTGCGGATGGGGCGGCGGTCGTGGGCATCTCGAAGCCTATGCGTCCGCATCAGGTGTGACGATCCGCACACGAAAGAAGTTGCGCGACCATGCCGAAAGCAGCTTGTACGGACTCTTGTCTGAACCGGAAAATCACCTGACCAGCAAGCGGGTGTATGACGCCGCTGTCGCCGGCGATGAATTTGCACTGTCCATGATTGACGACACCGCCAGGTGGCTCGGCGTCGGTGTGGCGACCCTGGTGCATGTCATCGATCCCGGCAGTGTCGTCCTGGGGGGTGCAATGAATTTCGGCGGAGCAGACTGCCCAATCGGACAGCGTTTCTTGGCAGGAATCCGAGAAGAATTCCGAACTCGTACGTTCCCAAATGTCTTCGAAGGAACTGAACTTTCATTTGCCACTTTGGGCGGCGACGCCGGATACCTAGGCGCCGCTGGCTACGCCCAGAAACAAGATCAAGATCTAAGCAACACGGACTTAAACTAG
- a CDS encoding TIGR01777 family oxidoreductase, giving the protein MQPDPGPPAGVSRFTASVDLPVSIEQAFAYHERPGCLNRLIPPWESVRLEHSDNSLQPGSRVVLKTSIAGVPVRWHARHTVYEPPHLFADIQDSGPFAYWHHRHRFESLGEPSSEDQTQSRLTDDVQYQLPGGVLGKKFGSGFANSKLQSMFAYRHRVTRDDLTLMAKYPTKPLCIAVSGATGLVGSSLCDLFRLLGHRVMSITRGSPKQPDGSNATASEDSQDTIAAWSDDAEFSKFNQVDVVVHLAGKPIAGERWTESAKQEMRDSRVIKTRELCQRLAKLDTPPDTLICASATGFYGDRGDEILNETSAHGDDFLASVGEQWEDACTSAQDAGIRVVNTRFGIVLSPQGGALQKMLLPAKWMGGKLGSGDQYWSWIGLDDVLGGIVHAIHTTELSGPVNFVSPTPIKNRDFASTLGRVIGRPALFPAPAIAMRLALGEMADALLLASTRVVPDRLLSTGYQFRFTSLDELLRYNLGKAKLS; this is encoded by the coding sequence ATGCAGCCCGACCCAGGCCCGCCCGCCGGAGTCTCCCGGTTCACTGCCAGCGTGGACCTTCCGGTTTCGATCGAACAAGCTTTCGCGTACCACGAACGTCCAGGATGCTTGAACCGCTTAATCCCACCATGGGAATCCGTGCGTTTGGAACACAGCGACAACAGCCTGCAACCGGGCAGCCGAGTTGTTCTAAAAACAAGCATCGCCGGGGTTCCCGTCCGCTGGCATGCCCGGCACACCGTGTACGAACCGCCGCACTTGTTTGCCGACATCCAGGACTCTGGCCCGTTCGCCTACTGGCATCATCGCCATCGCTTTGAGTCGCTTGGCGAACCATCTTCTGAAGACCAGACGCAATCTCGATTGACCGACGATGTTCAGTATCAGTTGCCGGGCGGCGTACTTGGCAAAAAGTTTGGCAGTGGGTTCGCCAACAGCAAACTTCAATCCATGTTTGCGTACCGGCACCGGGTCACGCGAGACGATTTAACCCTGATGGCGAAGTACCCGACCAAACCACTTTGCATTGCCGTGTCGGGTGCCACCGGGCTGGTCGGCTCATCGTTGTGTGACCTATTTCGATTGCTGGGTCACCGCGTCATGTCGATCACTCGAGGATCGCCGAAACAGCCAGACGGTTCAAACGCTACAGCATCCGAAGACAGCCAAGACACCATCGCGGCATGGAGCGATGATGCGGAGTTCAGCAAATTCAACCAGGTCGATGTGGTCGTTCACTTGGCTGGCAAACCGATTGCAGGCGAGCGATGGACTGAGTCTGCCAAGCAAGAGATGCGGGACAGCCGTGTCATCAAGACGCGTGAGCTATGCCAACGTCTCGCTAAGCTAGACACTCCTCCCGATACGCTGATTTGCGCTTCCGCCACCGGATTCTACGGTGATCGAGGCGACGAGATTCTGAACGAGACTTCGGCTCACGGCGATGATTTCCTAGCTAGCGTTGGCGAGCAATGGGAAGACGCCTGCACGTCGGCACAAGATGCTGGCATCCGCGTCGTCAACACTCGCTTCGGAATCGTCCTGTCACCTCAAGGCGGAGCGTTGCAGAAGATGCTGTTGCCCGCCAAGTGGATGGGTGGAAAGCTAGGCAGCGGGGATCAGTACTGGAGCTGGATCGGGCTCGATGATGTCTTGGGTGGGATCGTCCACGCTATCCACACCACCGAGCTTTCCGGCCCAGTCAATTTCGTTTCACCCACACCGATAAAGAATCGCGATTTTGCCAGTACGCTCGGACGCGTGATCGGACGGCCCGCGTTGTTTCCGGCTCCCGCGATTGCGATGCGGCTAGCGCTCGGCGAGATGGCCGATGCACTTCTGCTGGCCAGCACCCGCGTGGTCCCTGATCGGTTGCTATCGACCGGATATCAATTCCGGTTCACGTCGCTGGATGAACTCCTGCGATACAATCTTGGCAAGGCGAAGTTGTCGTAA
- a CDS encoding sigma-70 family RNA polymerase sigma factor codes for MSSSAKAKNRKASTEREPVLEGATASTIPPRRPVWLSCPELKTPLAETSSLLSAWDQIPSEELRPLTRRRLREELDFIGNDRFVSPREGKRIFSEPLGLAERQSALGIAAIRRSGVDLPIHLGRLCEAPLLKPEQEKMLFERMNYLRQQAAIHRSVLNPERPSRHRLELIETYVALADWHRDRIVEANLRLVFSIVKKFVNPNNNFDELLSDGIVALIRGVEKFDFDRGFRFSTYATQVVRRNSYRTVVTKQQERQKVLGGLQDMDIDFSEEERGSAISEKRWHELRSRLGVMMGDLDRREKFIIRARFALGSHRKVHTLQALADRLGVSKERVRQLERRAMEKLRAMAGTDELTELGS; via the coding sequence ATGAGTTCTTCGGCCAAAGCTAAAAACCGCAAAGCGTCCACCGAACGCGAGCCGGTCCTGGAAGGCGCGACTGCGTCGACGATCCCACCACGTCGTCCGGTTTGGTTGAGCTGCCCCGAGCTCAAAACTCCGCTCGCCGAAACTTCCTCGTTGCTGTCTGCCTGGGATCAAATTCCCAGCGAGGAGCTGCGACCGCTGACGCGGCGTCGCTTGCGGGAAGAACTCGACTTCATCGGCAATGACCGATTCGTGTCTCCTCGCGAAGGCAAACGAATTTTCTCCGAACCGCTTGGATTGGCCGAACGCCAGTCCGCTCTGGGCATCGCAGCAATCCGCCGCAGCGGAGTCGACCTCCCCATTCACCTGGGCAGACTCTGCGAGGCACCACTGCTGAAGCCTGAACAGGAAAAAATGCTGTTTGAGCGGATGAACTACCTACGCCAACAAGCCGCGATCCATCGCAGCGTCCTGAACCCCGAACGTCCTTCGCGGCACCGCCTGGAACTAATCGAGACCTACGTCGCTCTGGCCGACTGGCACCGCGACCGAATCGTGGAGGCCAACCTTCGACTGGTGTTCTCAATCGTCAAAAAGTTCGTTAACCCCAACAACAACTTTGACGAACTGCTTAGCGACGGAATCGTGGCATTGATTCGTGGCGTCGAAAAGTTCGACTTCGATCGTGGCTTCCGGTTCAGCACTTACGCGACACAGGTCGTTCGCCGGAATTCGTACCGGACCGTGGTCACCAAACAACAAGAGCGTCAAAAAGTTCTTGGTGGTTTGCAAGACATGGACATCGACTTCAGCGAAGAGGAACGTGGTTCCGCGATCAGCGAGAAACGCTGGCACGAATTGCGTAGCCGCTTGGGCGTGATGATGGGTGACCTCGATCGCCGCGAAAAGTTCATCATCCGTGCTCGGTTTGCATTGGGCTCGCATCGCAAGGTGCACACGCTGCAAGCCTTGGCCGATCGGCTCGGTGTGTCCAAGGAACGTGTCCGACAACTCGAACGACGGGCGATGGAAAAGCTTCGAGCCATGGCCGGCACCGACGAATTAACGGAACTGGGAAGCTGA
- a CDS encoding B12-binding domain-containing protein: MAARQLHFSPKKVALAMAVGESTVKRWCDSGAISTTKTSGGHRKIGLDSLQHFLHETEKCIAHPEVLGLPNLAPSRTKCVCNSKNPVSQAFCDALVCGDEATCRKLVFELVESGSRRSEVAESLITSTMYGFGEAWACNQIDVYQERRGCDIVMGLLHELRRSLPKPDACAPVAIGGAPEGDPYQLPTAMVELALLEAGWNATNLGCDLPLDSIQTAARDYAPQLVWLSISAVSDQDRFVAAQNEFAESLSDDVTLLVGGRAVSGDLRRRLVCTAHCTTLRHLVDLAEMPSMNSGKRSPTQLPVAGDVGPPPVDPESNS; this comes from the coding sequence GTGGCAGCACGACAACTCCATTTTTCGCCGAAGAAGGTGGCACTGGCGATGGCTGTTGGCGAGTCAACCGTCAAGCGATGGTGCGATTCCGGTGCCATTTCGACGACGAAAACGTCCGGCGGGCACCGGAAGATCGGTCTCGATTCACTCCAGCACTTCTTGCACGAGACCGAAAAGTGCATCGCACACCCGGAGGTGTTGGGTTTGCCTAATTTGGCACCTTCTCGGACGAAGTGCGTTTGCAACTCAAAAAACCCGGTTAGTCAGGCGTTTTGCGATGCACTTGTTTGTGGTGACGAGGCGACGTGCCGCAAATTGGTGTTCGAATTAGTGGAAAGCGGAAGTCGCCGCAGTGAAGTTGCGGAGTCTTTGATTACCAGCACGATGTACGGATTTGGCGAGGCGTGGGCGTGCAACCAGATTGACGTTTACCAAGAACGCCGCGGCTGTGACATCGTCATGGGATTGCTGCACGAGTTGCGGCGGTCGTTGCCCAAGCCGGATGCCTGTGCTCCGGTTGCGATCGGGGGGGCGCCGGAAGGCGATCCGTATCAATTGCCGACCGCAATGGTGGAATTGGCGCTGTTGGAGGCGGGGTGGAACGCCACCAATTTGGGTTGTGATTTGCCGCTGGATAGCATTCAGACGGCCGCCCGTGATTACGCCCCACAATTGGTTTGGCTCAGTATTTCGGCGGTCTCAGATCAGGACCGCTTTGTCGCGGCCCAGAACGAATTCGCGGAATCACTCTCCGACGACGTCACGCTCTTGGTCGGTGGGCGTGCGGTTTCGGGCGACCTAAGGCGGCGGTTGGTTTGTACCGCTCATTGCACCACGCTGCGACATTTAGTGGACCTGGCCGAGATGCCGTCGATGAATTCCGGGAAGCGCTCGCCAACCCAATTGCCCGTCGCAGGGGATGTGGGGCCGCCACCGGTCGACCCAGAATCGAATTCCTAA